A single region of the Miscanthus floridulus cultivar M001 unplaced genomic scaffold, ASM1932011v1 os_2181_1, whole genome shotgun sequence genome encodes:
- the LOC136534685 gene encoding uncharacterized protein — MAGSHAEAAWRCWVLWKAMDEGYRCEDKLAPIEENMRESISASRAASCLKSSKPNTIVLSGLNGSGKTTLFYQLRDGSSHQGTVTSMEENSDTFVLHSEQERKGKVKPVHIVDVPGHARLKPKLDEVLPKAAGVVFVVDAQDFLSSMQAVAEYLYDILTKATVVKKKFPVLIFCNKTDKITAHSKEFIKKQLEKELNKLQESRTAISSADISDEAIQILDAA; from the exons ATGGCGGGCTCCCACGCCGAGGCGGCGTGGCGGTGCTGG GTGCTGTGGAAAGCAATGGACGAAGGCTACAGGTGTGAAGACAAATTGGCTCCAATCGAAGAGAATATGAGAGAGAGCATCTCAGCAAGCAGAGCAG CATCTTGTCTGAAATCCTCTAAACCAAACACCATAGTGCTATCCGGGCTTAAtggcagtggcaaaaccactctttTCTACCAG CTTCGGGACGGATCATCACATCAAGGAACTGTGACTTCTATGGAAGAAAACAGTGATACTTTTGTGCTGCATTCGGAGCAAGAAAGG AAAGGCAAAGTAAAACCTGTGCATATTGTTGATGTTCCTGGTCATGCTAGGCTCAAACCCAAGCTTGATGAAGTCCTGCCTAAAGCTGCTGGGGTTGTTTTCGTTGTTGATGCTCAAGATTTCTTGTCTAGCATGCAAGCTGTTGCAGA GTACCTGTATGACATTCTGACAAAGGCAACTGTAGTGAAGAAAAAGTTTCCTGTGCTTATATTCTGCAACAAGACAGATAAAATTACAGCCCACTCGAAGGAATTCATCAAGAAGCAGTTGGAGAAAGAATT GAACAAGCTCCAGGAATCAAGGACCGCCATATCCTCAGCTGACATCTCTGATGAAGCCATTCAGATTCTGGATGCTGCTTGA